The genomic window GCGATGGAGCTGCTGCGCGGCGTCGAGAAGCGTCGCCGCGGCTCCTATGGCGGGGCGATCGGTTACCTGCGCGGCAACGGCGACATGGACAACTGCATCGTCATCCGCTCCGCCTACGTCAGTGGGGGAGTGGCGGCCGTCCAGGCCGGCGCCGGCGTGGTGCGCGACTCGAATCCGCAGGGCGAGGCCGACGAGACCCTGCACAAGGCCTATGCCGTGCTCAACGCCATCGCGTTGGCCGCCGGCTCCGAACTGGAGGTGATCCGCTGATGGCGAAGATCATGTTGATCGACAACCAGGACAGCTTCGTCTACAACCTGGTCGAGTCCCTGGCTGCGACCGGCCACGAGTACCGCGTGTACCGCAACACCGTGGACGTGGCGGAGGTGTTGGCGGCCGAACCGGCGCTCATCGTGCTCTCTCCGGGGCCGGGACACCCCACGGCGGCCGGCAACCTGATGGAGCTGGTCGACGCCGCGATCGGCAAGATTCCCATTTTGGGCATCTGCCTGGGCTTTCAGGCGGTGCTCGAGCACTTCGGCGGCGAGGTGGCTCCCTGCGGGCCGGAGCACGGGAAATCCGTGCCGATGCGGCTGACCGACGCCGGCGTGGCGCACCCGGTCTTCGCGGGGTTGACCGTCGACGCCAGCCCGGACATGCCGGATCATGTGGGTCGGCTCGTGCCGGTGGCGCGCTACCACTCGTTGGGGTGTACGACCGCGCCGGCGGGATTGACCCCGCTGGCGACGACGGGCACCGCCGCCGGGGACGTGGTCATGGCCGCGGAAACCGCCAACGGAATGGCACTCGGCCTGCAGTACCACCCGGAGTCGATCTTGACCCCGGCCGGCCCGACGATGCTGACCCGCTGCATCGACCAACTATTGACTAATTCAATTACAGGAGAAACCAACTAGATGACCAGTCAGAACTCGCTGGACACGCTGCTTACCTTCATGGACAACCCCGCCCCGTCCGTCGAGGAGTGCATCGAGGCCTACACCCCGCTGACGATCGGCGACTACGACGACGTGCACATCGCGGCGCTGCTGACGCACGTGCGCACCCGCGGTGAGACCGCCCACGACCTGCTCGGCGCGGCGCGCGCCTTCCTCAAGGCCGGGCGCCCGTTCCCCATCACCGGCGAGGGCGTCATGGACACCGCCGGCACCGGCGGCGACGGCAAGAACACCATTAACATCACCACCGCCGCCTCCCTCGTCGCGGCGACCGGGGGAGTCAAGATGGTCAAGTGCGGCAACCGCTCCGTGTCCTCCAAGTCCGGTTCCGCGGACGTGCTCGAGGCGATGAACATTCCGCTGGACCTCGACCCCGAGCGCGCGGTCCGCCAATTCGAGGCCTCGAAGTTCACCTTCTTATTCGCCCCGGCGTATAACCCGGCGATCGGGCACGTCCAGCCGGTGCGCCGCGCACTGAAGTTCCCGACCCTGTTTAACACCCTTGGGCCCATCCTGTCCCCGGGGCGCCCGGAGTACCAGATCATGGGCGTGGCCAACCCGGCCCAGGGGCAGATGATCGCGGAGACCTTCAAGGAGCTCGGCCGGGGTCGCGCGTTGGTCGTCCACGGCGACGGCTCCGACGAGATCGCGGTGACGGGGCCGACCCAGGTGTGGGAATTGACCCGCGCCGGCGAGATCGAGCACTACACGCTCCAGCCGGAGGACTTCGGCGTGGGCGTCCACACTTTCGCGGACCTCGCCGGCGGCGACGGGGAAGAAAACGCGCGACACCTCTACGCTGTGTTCAACGGCGAGGGAGCGCCCGCCCACCGGGACGCCATCGTGGCGTCCGCGGGCGCGATGTTCTACCTCCACGGCGACGTGGACACTTTCCGCGACGGCGCGGACAAGGCCAGAACACTGCTGGACGACGGCTCCGTCGCCACCTGGCTCAGCAAGCACGAGGAGGCCAACTATGGCGAATAACACTCATCTTCCGACCGTTCTCGAGGGCATCGTCGAGGGCCGACGCGGGCACCTCGACGAGATCCGCGCGCGCATCGCACACGTGGACCCGGCCGAGCTGCCGGCGTCCACGCGCTCGCTCTATGACTCGCTCGGCGGCGGGCAGGGGAGGGGACTCAACCGCTTCATCATGGAGTGCAAGTCCTCCTCCCCGTCGCTGGGTCTGATCCGCGAGCACTACGAGCCGGGCGCCATCGCGCGGGTCTACTCCCGCTACGCTTCGGGCATCTCGGTACTGTGCGAACCGGACTTCTTCGGCGGCGACTACGACCACCTCGCCACCGTCTCCGCCTCCTCGCACATCCCGGTGCTGTGCAAGGACTTCATCGTCGACATGGTGCAGGTGCACGCCGCGCGCTACTACGGCGCCGACGCCATCCTGCTCATGCTCTCCGTGGTCGACGACGAAGAGTACGCCGCGCTGGCCGACGAGGCCGCCCGCCTGGGCATGGACGTGCTCACCGAGGCCATCACCGAGGAGGAGGTCGAGCGGGCGCTGCGCCTGGGCGCGAAGATCCTCGGCATCAACCACCGCAACCTCCACGACCTGTCCATCGACCTGTCCCGCTCCGAGCGCCTGACTCGTAATATCCCGGAGGACGTGGTGGTGGTCTCCGAGTCGGGCATCCGCGACGCCGAGACCGTCCGGCGGATCGGCGCGCACTCCAACGCCTTCCTGGTGGGCTCGCAGCTGACCGGGCAGGAGGACATCGACCGGGCCGCCCGTGCCCTGGTGTTCGGGGAGAACAAGGTGTGCGGATTGACCAGCTGGTCGGCGGCCCAGGCGGCGCGCGCCGCCGGCGCCGTCTACGGCGGCCTCGTCTTCGAAGAGGGCACCCCGCGCAATGTTTCACGTGAAACCGCCGCCGACATCATCGCCCACGAACCCGACCTGACCTACGTGGCCGTCTCGCGACGGACCTCCGGGTACGGCGAGCTCCTCCAGGACGGGATCGGCGCCGTGCAGGTCCACGCCCCTTACCAGGGCTCGGTGGCTGCGGAGAGCGAGCTCATCCGTACCGTCCGCGCGGAGGTCCCGGAAGGCGTCCAGGTCTGGCGCGCGGTCTCCATGACCGGTGCGGACGGCCCCGCCGTGGCTCAGGCGCTCGTCGCCGAGGGCGTCGCCGACCGGCTGGTGCTCGACGCGGGCGACGGCGGCACCGGCGTCAGCTTCGACTGGGGCACGGTTCCCGACGACGTCAAAAAGCACGCGCTGCTGGCCGGGGGCCTGGGCCCCGACAACGTGGAAGCGGCGCTGGCCGTCGGCTGCGGTGGCCTGGACTTGAACTCCGGCCTCGAATACGGCGCCGGGGCAGGGGAGTGGGCGGGCCGCAAGGACTCCGCCGCCGTCAACCGCGCCTTCCATACGATCCGCAACTTCACCTACTAACCGAAGGACCACCATGACTGACAACCGTGACGGCGGCTCCACCCTGCTGCCGGCCTACTTCGGGGAATTCGGCGGACAGTTCGTCCCCGAGTCCCTTCTGCCCGCCCTCGACCAGCTGGAGCGCGAATTCGTCGAGGCGTGGAACGACGACGAGTTCATGGCCGAGTACCGCGCCCTGCTGCGCGACTTCCTCGGCCGCCCGACCCCGCTGACCGAAACCTCCAACCTGCCCAAGGAAGGCGAGGGCAAGGGGTATGCGCGGATCTTCCTCAAGCGCGAGGACCTGGTCCACGGCGGCGCCCACAAGACCAACCAGGTCATCGGTCAGGCGCTGCTGGCCAAGAAGATGGGCAAGACCCGCATCATCGCCGAAACCGGCGCCGGCCAGCACGGCACCGCCACCGCGCTGGTGTGCGCCCTGCTGGGCCTGGAGTGCGTCGTCTACATGGGCGCCAAGGACATCGCCCGCCAGCAGCCGAACGTCTACCGCATGCAGCTGCACGGCGCGCAGGTCGTCGGCGTCGACGCCGGCGCCGGCACCCTCAAGGACGCCGTCAACGAGGCGATGCGCGACTGGACCGCCACCTTCCACGACTCCCATTACCTGCTGGGCACCGCCGCGGGGCCGCACCCGTTCCCCACGATCGTGCGCGAATTCCACCGCGTCATCGCCGAGGAATCCAAGGCGCAGCTCGCCGAGCGCATCGGCAAGCTGCCGGATCTGGTCGTGGCTTCCGTCGGCGGCGGCTCCAACGCCATCGGCATGTTCTCCTCCTTCATCGACGATGACGAAGTCGAACTCGTCGGCACCGAGCCCGGGGGAGAGGGCATGGACTCCGGCAAGCACGGCTCCGCCATCACCGAAGGCAAGATCGGCATCCTGCACGGCACCAAGTCCTACCTCATGCGCGACGCCGACGGGCAGATCTCCGAGTCCTACTCCGTCTCCGCGGGACTGGACTACCCGGCCGTCGGACCGCAGCACGCGCACCTGGCCCAGACCGGCCGCGCCCAGTACCTGCCCGTCACCGACGCCGAGGCGCTGCAGGCCTTCCAGTACCTTAGCCGCCACGAAGGCATCATCCCGGCGCTCGAGTCCTCCCACGCCTTCGCCTACGCCCTCAAGCGCGCGAAGCAGGCCGAGGAGGTGGGCACCGCCATCGACATCCTGGTGTGCCTGTCCGGCCGCGGCGACAAGGACGTCGACCACGTGCGCCGCACGCTGGAAGAAAATCCCCATTACGTCCTGAAGGAGGACTAAATCATGAGCACCCGCTACGAGAAGCTCTTCGCCGACCTCACCGAGCGCGACGAGGGCGGCTTCGTCCCCTTCATCATGCTCTCCGACCCGTCGCCGGAGGACGCCCTGGAGATCATCTCCACGATCGTCGACGCCGGCGCCGACGCCCTGGAGCTCGGCGTGCCGTTCTCCGATCCGATCGCGGACGGCCCGACGATCCAGAAGGCCCACCTACGTGCCCTCGACGGGGGAGCGACGGTGGCCAAGGCCCTCGACCAGATCCGCACGCTGCGCGCGAAGTACCCCGACCTGCCGATGGGCATGCTCATCTACTCCAACGTGGCCTATGTCCGCGGCCTGGACGACTTCTACACCGAGTTCCAGGAGGCCGGCGTCGACTCGA from Corynebacterium maris DSM 45190 includes these protein-coding regions:
- a CDS encoding glutamine amidotransferase-related protein — encoded protein: MAKIMLIDNQDSFVYNLVESLAATGHEYRVYRNTVDVAEVLAAEPALIVLSPGPGHPTAAGNLMELVDAAIGKIPILGICLGFQAVLEHFGGEVAPCGPEHGKSVPMRLTDAGVAHPVFAGLTVDASPDMPDHVGRLVPVARYHSLGCTTAPAGLTPLATTGTAAGDVVMAAETANGMALGLQYHPESILTPAGPTMLTRCIDQLLTNSITGETN
- the trpD gene encoding anthranilate phosphoribosyltransferase — translated: MDNPAPSVEECIEAYTPLTIGDYDDVHIAALLTHVRTRGETAHDLLGAARAFLKAGRPFPITGEGVMDTAGTGGDGKNTINITTAASLVAATGGVKMVKCGNRSVSSKSGSADVLEAMNIPLDLDPERAVRQFEASKFTFLFAPAYNPAIGHVQPVRRALKFPTLFNTLGPILSPGRPEYQIMGVANPAQGQMIAETFKELGRGRALVVHGDGSDEIAVTGPTQVWELTRAGEIEHYTLQPEDFGVGVHTFADLAGGDGEENARHLYAVFNGEGAPAHRDAIVASAGAMFYLHGDVDTFRDGADKARTLLDDGSVATWLSKHEEANYGE
- the trpCF gene encoding bifunctional indole-3-glycerol-phosphate synthase TrpC/phosphoribosylanthranilate isomerase TrpF; its protein translation is MANNTHLPTVLEGIVEGRRGHLDEIRARIAHVDPAELPASTRSLYDSLGGGQGRGLNRFIMECKSSSPSLGLIREHYEPGAIARVYSRYASGISVLCEPDFFGGDYDHLATVSASSHIPVLCKDFIVDMVQVHAARYYGADAILLMLSVVDDEEYAALADEAARLGMDVLTEAITEEEVERALRLGAKILGINHRNLHDLSIDLSRSERLTRNIPEDVVVVSESGIRDAETVRRIGAHSNAFLVGSQLTGQEDIDRAARALVFGENKVCGLTSWSAAQAARAAGAVYGGLVFEEGTPRNVSRETAADIIAHEPDLTYVAVSRRTSGYGELLQDGIGAVQVHAPYQGSVAAESELIRTVRAEVPEGVQVWRAVSMTGADGPAVAQALVAEGVADRLVLDAGDGGTGVSFDWGTVPDDVKKHALLAGGLGPDNVEAALAVGCGGLDLNSGLEYGAGAGEWAGRKDSAAVNRAFHTIRNFTY
- the trpB gene encoding tryptophan synthase subunit beta, with the translated sequence MTDNRDGGSTLLPAYFGEFGGQFVPESLLPALDQLEREFVEAWNDDEFMAEYRALLRDFLGRPTPLTETSNLPKEGEGKGYARIFLKREDLVHGGAHKTNQVIGQALLAKKMGKTRIIAETGAGQHGTATALVCALLGLECVVYMGAKDIARQQPNVYRMQLHGAQVVGVDAGAGTLKDAVNEAMRDWTATFHDSHYLLGTAAGPHPFPTIVREFHRVIAEESKAQLAERIGKLPDLVVASVGGGSNAIGMFSSFIDDDEVELVGTEPGGEGMDSGKHGSAITEGKIGILHGTKSYLMRDADGQISESYSVSAGLDYPAVGPQHAHLAQTGRAQYLPVTDAEALQAFQYLSRHEGIIPALESSHAFAYALKRAKQAEEVGTAIDILVCLSGRGDKDVDHVRRTLEENPHYVLKED